The following coding sequences are from one Panicum hallii strain FIL2 chromosome 5, PHallii_v3.1, whole genome shotgun sequence window:
- the LOC112892183 gene encoding uncharacterized protein LOC112892183, with amino-acid sequence MASPQESNSVCLKRKLVDDCLSKDCKSRRVKSENGPSFDSSAKRCNCCCTRPNLANDCVNFLKSGAPSRIMYYKQGSWHNFPEQIMKSLIEEFRGNKSSVVSVMDDEPILVDFLSMTLVNLKTRKQRSVAWFDDTGKRFFPSLFFDEESDELAKGNSGNADSTAQGIMVDKVASSPPEVVKQVVLESSPPAPEKPSTVDILRKKITSVERGSESFLFVQDLFLSGMGPFATPSNILHIHRYSPNDITAQCRFEAFERQMKATKEARGDANVRYGWLGSRKNDIVRILINGLGTTANPIEKAGLSAGVYLSPENRAFTSVGLCDVDEKGVQYMLLCRMILGNMEAVEPGSQESFPSSEIYDSGVDDCSNPKCFVMWPSHLSTHIRLEYLVSFKLVSKVRHYLLDLKGLWFHPSPKEAAMDISTLQPVTCETGEGPTSPWISFRVLFGVIQDNISSVAKELLFHHYEELKESIISREEMVKKMIIIVGEKILLEALKKLHYCPSLWYKPSVEAVSSHPVMAAQEQLSLDKAGGNCSLTLNVNDGDSHAPNAVAEHATVSNKGCDALATDMVPNGHECLAASGVPETSNSASVICGSSTSVEPKGRDSHMQIVPPGTSATLCAKNHGSSMGRMAPIVHDGLLRTISGNSASPGQVCKSATPIAGHSGYASLAQTNASKPHGVSAPGLTSKGYESAVPSLALGNSKSTGVKRLNSAPRMTPEGQEFLSLGIASRPPHLVKLQAGLTSVAIPPVHMPGRGKSSSMSTEGRDSLTLSITPKCNGGPALSQAPKRHESPIADTSTKGHDSLALGITPKGNGVPASSKVPKCHESAIADTGTKGHDSLALSITPKGHDGTASSKTPKQLADTLPESGHSQGQDVATKVYRAPKPITGEPKKEQAAVPAAENKPSGPSLDASSHVTGAANALVALSTLREKGGH; translated from the exons ATGGCATCACCACAAGAATCCAATTCTGTATGCTTGAAGCGAAAGCTTGTTGATGACTGCCTGTCAAAAGACTGCAAATCTCGCCGTGTCAAATCTGAGAATGGACCCTCATTTGATTCATCTGCTAAACGTTGCAACTGTTGTTGCACGCGACCTAACCTTGCCAATGATTGTGTCAATTTCCTAAAGAGTGGAGCGCCTAGCCGTATCATGTACTACAAACAAGGGTCTTGGCACAATTTTCCTGAGCAAATAATGAAGTCCCTCATTGAAGAATTCAGAGGCAATAAATCGAGTGTTGTGTCTGTGATGGACGATGAGCCCATTCTTGTTGATTTCTTGTCAATGACCCTTGTCAACCTAAAAACCAGAAAGCAGAGGTCTGTTGCGTGGTTTGATGACACTGGCAAGCGTTTTTTCCCTTCCCTGTTCTTTGATGAGGAAAGTGATGAATTGGCCAAAGGGAATTCTGGTAATGCTGACAGCACTGCACAGGGAATAATGGTAGACAAGGTTGCGAGTTCTCCACCTGAAGTGGTCAAGCAAGTTGTTCTTGAATCTAGCCCTCCAGCTCCTGAAAAACCTTCGACTGTAGACATATTGCGCAAGAAGATCACATCTGTGGAAAGAGGCAGTGAAAGCTTTCTATTTGTCCAGGATCTTTTTCTCTCTGGTATGGGTCCATTTGCAACACCAAGTAACATTCTTCATATCCACCGCTACTCTCCGAACGATATCACTGCTCAGTGTAGATTTGAAGCTTTTGAAAGACAGATGAAGGCAACTAAAGAAGCACGTGGTGATGCAAACGTAAGATATGGATGGCTAGGATCAAGGAAGAATGACATAGTTAGGATTCTCATTAATGGTTTGGGTACCACTGCAAATCCTATTGAGAAAGCAGGCTTGAGTGCTGGTGTATATCTTTCACCAGAAAACCGAGCCTTTACCAG TGTTGGTCTTTGTGATGTTGACGAAAAAGGTGTGCAGTATATGTTGCTGTGCCGTATGATACTGGGCAACATGGAAGCTGTTGAACCTGGATCACAAGAATCTTTTCCAAGCAGTGAGATATATGATTCTGGTGTTGATGATTGTTCGAACCCAAAGTGTTTTGTGATGTGGCCATCACATCTAAGCACTCACATCCGTTTAGAATATCTTGTTAGTTTCAAGCTTGTCTCAAAAGTTCGAC ATTATTTGCTTGACTTGAAGGGTTTATGGTTTCACCCATCACCGAAGGAAGCTGCAATGGATATTTCTACCCTTCAACCT GTAACGTGTGAAACAGGTGAAGGACCAACTTCCCCATGGATATCATTCAGAGTTTTGTTTGGAGTGATTCAGGACAATATATCATCTGTAGCAAAGGAGCTTCTCTTCCATCATTATGAGGAGCTGAAG GAGAGCATAATTTCTCGCGAAGAAATGGTGAAGAAAATGATAATAATAGTTGGAGAAAAAATACTTTTGGAGGCCTTGAAGAAACTTCATTACTGT CcatcattatggtacaagcctTCTGTTGAAGCGGTGTCTAGTCATCCCGTAATGGCAGCACAAGAACAACTATCATTGGATAAGGCAGGTGGGAATTGTTCATTAACTCTTAATGTTAACGATGGTGATTCACATGCACCAAATGCTGTGGCTGAACACGCCACAGTTAGCAACAAAGGATGTGATGCCCTTGCAACAGATATGGTGCCCAATGGCCATGAATGTCTGGCAGCAAGTGGTGTGCCAGAAACATCTAATTCTGCCAGTGTCATATGCGGGAGTTCTACAAGTGTGGAACCCAAAGGCAGAGATTCTCATATGCAAATCGTGCCACCTGGGACCTCGGCAACCCTGTGTGCCAAAAACCATGGTTCTTCCATGGGAAGAATGGCACCTATAGTTCACGATGGCCTTTTGAGGACAATTTCTGGAAACTCTGCATCACCTGGTCAAGTTTGCAAATCTGCTACACCAATCGCAGGGCATTCTGGTTATGCTTCTCTAGCACAAACTAATGCTTCCAAACCCCATGGAGTTTCTGCTCCAGGTCTCACTTCTAAGGGCTATGAATCTGCTGTACCAAGCTTGGCACTTGGAAATTCTAAAAGTACAGGCGTGAAACGTCTGAATTCTGCACCAAGAATGACACCTGAAGGCCAGGAATTCCTTTCACTGGGTATTGCATCACGACCACCTCATTTAGTAAAACTCCAGGCCGGTTTAACATCGGTTGCCATACCTCCAGTTCACATGCCAG GCCGTGGAAAATCATCGTCAATGAGCACCGAGGGCCGTGATTCTCTGACATTGAGTATCACACCAAAATGCAATGGTGGCCCAGCATTAAGTCAAGCGCCAAAGCGCCATGAATCTCCAATAGCTGATACGAGCACAAAGGGCCATGATTCTCTAGCACTGGGTATCACGCCAAAAGGAAATGGTGTTCCAGCATCAAGTAAAGTGCCAAAGTGCCATGAATCTGCCATAGCTGATACAGGTACCAAGGGGCATGATTCTCTAGCACTGAGTATCACGCCAAAAGGCCATGATGGTACAGCATCAAGTAAAACGCCAAAGCAGCTAGCTGATACACTGCCAGAAAGTGGTCACTCTCAAGGCCAGGATGTGGCCACTAAGGTCTATAGAGCTCCCAAACCAA TAACAGGGGAGCCGAAAAAAGAGCAGGCTGCAGTACCCGCCGCCGAGAATAAACCATCTGGGCCGAGCCTTGATGCTAGCAGCCATGTTACTGGGGCAGCCAATGCCCTTGTCGCCCTGTCAACTCTGCGAGAGAAGGGTGGGCATTAA